In Saccharothrix syringae, the following are encoded in one genomic region:
- a CDS encoding PPE domain-containing protein has protein sequence MKRLETDIVLTDEQNWASRSHRELYEAVHNNNDPGQTGEIGAEWGQFGTELTEAARLINERVALSEAGWTGESADAARTAIKMLATWVTDTAATAVEVGKRVQDQSQIMENARASMPEPVEFNWDQAAGTFTAGGISGLASSAADVQAANEQARALHEHAVTVMSTMERESRAVDQTTPLFEPPFNPVTGRTEEPRVMAMRAVEGTTLASAATVLARPVGQDAGAPSGYQQAQAQAVVSREQAAYAPTAQQPGTYTSSSAPQAYTASTPSYQAPQSYQSYQAPQSYQAPQQPAYRPEGTTAAAAAAQVPVANPYTPSNTHSSGYTPPNYGATGYTPPGGNGYTPSGGYVPPYQPADPNAKPRQGGGTLPPGVKPPAYVPAGSPGTPPVHGLPGAPGTSGRAPGMPGGFGGGAGGFGGGGGGGFGGGGFGPTGSAGGFGPTGSGGAGGAGGALSAGGSTAATAPSGPRGPVPGGFGPGAAGAASSPMAGGAPMGGGGHGGQGEEDKEHRSAAYLKGEDIFEVPGGDLPPSVIGGAKPRRKGDQS, from the coding sequence ATGAAGCGACTCGAAACCGACATCGTCCTGACCGACGAGCAGAACTGGGCGTCCCGGTCCCACCGCGAGCTGTACGAGGCGGTGCACAACAACAACGACCCCGGCCAGACCGGGGAGATCGGCGCGGAGTGGGGTCAGTTCGGCACCGAGCTGACCGAGGCCGCCCGGCTGATCAACGAGCGGGTGGCGCTCAGCGAGGCCGGCTGGACCGGCGAGTCCGCCGACGCCGCGCGCACCGCGATCAAGATGCTGGCCACCTGGGTCACCGACACCGCGGCCACCGCCGTCGAGGTGGGCAAGCGGGTGCAGGACCAGAGCCAGATCATGGAGAACGCGCGGGCCAGCATGCCCGAGCCGGTCGAGTTCAACTGGGACCAGGCGGCCGGGACGTTCACCGCCGGCGGCATCTCCGGCCTGGCGAGCTCGGCGGCCGACGTGCAGGCGGCCAACGAGCAGGCGCGGGCGCTGCACGAGCACGCCGTGACGGTCATGAGCACGATGGAGCGGGAGTCGCGCGCGGTCGACCAGACCACGCCGCTGTTCGAGCCGCCGTTCAACCCGGTGACCGGGCGGACCGAGGAGCCGCGGGTCATGGCGATGCGGGCGGTCGAGGGCACCACGCTGGCCTCGGCGGCGACCGTGCTCGCCCGGCCCGTCGGGCAGGACGCGGGCGCGCCGTCCGGGTACCAGCAGGCGCAGGCCCAGGCGGTCGTGAGCCGGGAGCAGGCCGCCTACGCGCCGACCGCGCAGCAGCCCGGGACGTACACGTCGTCGTCCGCGCCGCAGGCGTACACCGCGTCCACGCCCTCCTACCAGGCGCCGCAGTCGTACCAGTCGTACCAGGCGCCCCAGTCGTACCAGGCGCCGCAGCAGCCGGCCTACCGACCGGAGGGCACGACGGCGGCCGCCGCGGCGGCGCAGGTGCCGGTGGCCAACCCGTACACGCCGTCGAACACCCACTCGTCGGGCTACACGCCGCCGAACTACGGCGCGACCGGCTACACGCCGCCCGGTGGCAACGGGTACACGCCGTCCGGCGGCTACGTGCCGCCGTACCAGCCGGCCGACCCGAACGCGAAGCCCCGCCAGGGTGGCGGCACGCTGCCGCCCGGGGTCAAGCCGCCCGCCTACGTCCCGGCCGGCAGCCCCGGCACGCCGCCCGTGCACGGCCTGCCCGGCGCACCCGGCACGTCCGGTCGCGCGCCCGGGATGCCCGGCGGGTTCGGCGGCGGCGCGGGCGGGTTCGGCGGCGGTGGCGGCGGTGGCTTCGGCGGCGGCGGGTTCGGGCCGACCGGCTCGGCGGGCGGGTTCGGCCCGACGGGCTCCGGTGGCGCGGGCGGTGCGGGTGGCGCGCTCAGCGCCGGCGGTTCGACGGCCGCGACCGCGCCGAGCGGCCCGCGCGGCCCCGTGCCCGGTGGGTTCGGCCCCGGTGCCGCGGGCGCCGCGTCGTCCCCGATGGCCGGTGGCGCGCCGATGGGTGGCGGCGGTCACGGCGGCCAGGGCGAGGAGGACAAGGAGCACCGGTCCGCGGCCTACCTCAAGGGCGAGGACATCTTCGAGGTGCCCGGCGGCGACCTGCCGCCGTCGGTGATCGGCGGGGCCAAGCCGCGCCGGAAGGGCGACCAGTCGTGA
- a CDS encoding putative bifunctional diguanylate cyclase/phosphodiesterase, translating to MVEQAGAPRPGEEPGDSRGQFAHRWAAAIGSTAVSVLPRPRLEALLASFTTDLHTALRHDGPTSTVQRVGRAMVEHGLVSALTLERTLAFLGDHVLEHFNLPVERTKRLMSVLGALAAGFADGLRVRTLDQQEQTQTRVLRLTRSAELALRASEAKFRAVFRTSPAAIAVTALDGVLLDCNDAMLAMLGRPAEELVGASGRELVHPGDQAALTRLAERLTADEHDHVRAELRLMGGDGEPVAALVAVALVRDDSGAPAYYVAVLESLDEVRALQSQLVRQSLNDVRTGLANRAQFVGWLENAVGSRGPATLALVVFDLDGFRVVNDAFGHEVGDRVLAAVAGHLRSVFGDVGQLARTGADEFAVLIRDPVDVPTVVALVEEALDLLAEPVWVGEDGVGVSASVGVVVRGARGGDAADLLRCVDLTVRWAKEDGKAQWALYDPERDRRQRTPLRLAASVAGGLEQGDFRVDYEPVYSPVDRSLVALEARLRWDHPEEGLVDPLELESLVASTGMAARLGAWALEQACHDAARWHAEFGAAAPVLTMDLTARQCQEPELVAEVRRVLRESGLPASGLKLEVDQRMLGLVSDEQLEELSILTEHGVDLVLDRVGGGNPWTERLRTLPLSGLKFQGGPVRGLAEGADPLEEDVAIKLIGWVMSFGVPVHAADVRTEAEERRLAELGVTAVQGPLFGEPLPADGVARILGKS from the coding sequence ATGGTCGAACAGGCAGGCGCGCCGCGGCCGGGTGAGGAGCCCGGGGACAGCCGGGGCCAGTTCGCGCACCGGTGGGCCGCCGCGATCGGCTCGACCGCGGTGTCGGTCCTGCCGCGCCCGCGCCTGGAAGCCCTGCTGGCCTCGTTCACCACCGACCTGCACACCGCGCTGCGCCACGACGGCCCCACCAGCACCGTGCAGCGCGTGGGCCGCGCGATGGTCGAGCACGGCCTGGTCTCCGCCCTCACGCTGGAGCGCACGCTCGCGTTCCTCGGCGACCACGTCCTGGAGCACTTCAACCTGCCCGTCGAGCGGACCAAGCGGCTGATGAGCGTGCTCGGCGCGCTCGCCGCGGGCTTCGCCGACGGCCTGCGGGTGCGCACCCTCGACCAGCAGGAGCAGACCCAGACCCGCGTGCTGCGGCTCACCCGGTCGGCCGAGCTGGCGCTGCGGGCCAGCGAGGCCAAGTTCCGCGCGGTGTTCCGCACCTCGCCCGCGGCCATCGCGGTCACCGCCCTCGACGGCGTGCTGCTCGACTGCAACGACGCCATGCTGGCGATGCTCGGCCGCCCCGCCGAGGAGCTGGTCGGCGCGAGCGGCCGCGAGCTGGTGCACCCCGGCGACCAGGCGGCGCTGACCCGGCTGGCCGAGCGGCTGACCGCGGACGAGCACGACCACGTGCGCGCGGAGCTGCGGCTGATGGGCGGCGACGGCGAGCCGGTGGCCGCGCTGGTGGCGGTGGCGCTGGTGCGCGACGACTCCGGCGCGCCCGCCTACTACGTGGCCGTGCTGGAGAGCCTGGACGAGGTGCGCGCCCTCCAGAGCCAGCTCGTGCGGCAGAGCCTGAACGACGTCCGCACCGGCCTGGCCAACCGCGCGCAGTTCGTCGGCTGGCTGGAGAACGCCGTCGGCAGCCGGGGACCGGCGACGCTCGCGCTGGTCGTGTTCGACCTCGACGGGTTCCGGGTGGTCAACGACGCGTTCGGGCACGAGGTCGGCGACCGGGTGCTCGCCGCCGTGGCCGGGCACCTGCGGTCGGTGTTCGGCGACGTCGGGCAGCTCGCCCGGACCGGCGCCGACGAGTTCGCCGTGCTGATCCGCGACCCGGTCGACGTGCCGACCGTGGTGGCGCTGGTCGAGGAGGCCCTGGACCTGCTGGCCGAACCGGTGTGGGTCGGCGAGGACGGCGTCGGCGTGTCCGCCAGCGTCGGCGTGGTGGTGCGGGGCGCGCGCGGCGGGGACGCGGCGGACCTGCTGCGGTGCGTCGACCTGACGGTGCGGTGGGCCAAGGAGGACGGCAAGGCCCAGTGGGCCCTGTACGACCCCGAGCGCGACCGGCGCCAGCGGACCCCGCTGCGGCTCGCCGCGTCCGTCGCCGGAGGGCTGGAGCAGGGCGACTTCCGGGTGGACTACGAACCCGTGTACTCGCCGGTGGACCGGTCGCTGGTGGCCCTGGAGGCGCGGCTGCGCTGGGACCACCCGGAGGAGGGCCTGGTCGACCCGCTGGAGCTGGAGTCGCTGGTCGCGAGCACCGGCATGGCCGCGCGGCTCGGCGCGTGGGCCCTGGAGCAGGCGTGCCACGACGCGGCGCGCTGGCACGCGGAGTTCGGCGCGGCGGCGCCCGTGCTGACCATGGACCTGACCGCCCGGCAGTGCCAGGAGCCGGAGCTGGTGGCCGAGGTCCGCCGGGTGCTGCGGGAGAGCGGCCTGCCCGCGTCCGGGCTGAAGCTGGAGGTCGACCAGCGGATGCTCGGCCTGGTCAGCGACGAGCAGCTGGAGGAGCTGTCCATCCTCACCGAGCACGGCGTGGACCTGGTGCTCGACCGCGTCGGCGGCGGCAACCCGTGGACCGAGCGGCTGCGCACGCTGCCGCTGAGCGGGCTGAAGTTCCAGGGCGGTCCGGTCCGCGGGCTCGCGGAGGGCGCGGACCCGCTGGAGGAGGACGTGGCGATCAAGCTGATCGGCTGGGTGATGTCCTTCGGCGTCCCGGTGCACGCGGCGGACGTGCGCACGGAGGCCGAGGAGCGGCGCCTGGCCGAGCTGGGCGTGACGGCCGTGCAGGGCCCGCTGTTCGGCGAACCGCTGCCCGCGGACGGCGTGGCCCGGATTCTTGGCAAGTCCTGA
- a CDS encoding ESX secretion-associated protein EspG, translated as MIEPEFLLTPQQLDVLWSGLDLGRLPYPLDVPSLGSTEEERRQLRERVLAEYGEPDPRLVELLRLLAEHEVAVDAVAHVERAVRAVAVSDGVRGAMAVIDRGAVGVLGIRPTALARSIVEVLPEGSAGPGSALSLRLEALNAAVAMQEEQEEDEDDPWGGGELDERAALQKAGLSREDAAAVSELAANRVAGGQFGVTVGGGFRRTRADTLVTWFDTPQGRYLMVREDGWLSLAPTDNDRIANRIASVLSAVA; from the coding sequence GTGATCGAGCCGGAGTTCCTGCTGACGCCGCAGCAGCTGGACGTGCTGTGGTCCGGCCTCGACCTCGGGCGGCTGCCGTACCCGCTGGACGTGCCGAGCCTCGGGAGCACCGAGGAGGAGCGCCGGCAGCTGCGGGAGCGGGTGCTGGCCGAGTACGGCGAGCCCGACCCGCGGCTGGTCGAGCTGCTGCGGCTGCTGGCGGAGCACGAGGTCGCCGTGGACGCGGTGGCGCACGTGGAGCGGGCCGTGCGGGCGGTCGCGGTGTCCGACGGCGTGCGGGGCGCGATGGCGGTGATCGACCGGGGCGCGGTCGGCGTGCTGGGCATCCGGCCGACGGCGCTGGCGCGGTCGATCGTGGAGGTGCTGCCGGAGGGGTCCGCCGGGCCCGGCAGCGCCCTGTCGCTGCGGCTGGAAGCGCTCAACGCGGCCGTGGCGATGCAGGAGGAGCAGGAGGAGGACGAGGACGACCCGTGGGGCGGCGGCGAGCTGGACGAGCGGGCCGCGCTGCAGAAGGCGGGCCTGTCGCGCGAGGACGCCGCGGCGGTCAGCGAGCTGGCCGCCAACCGGGTCGCGGGCGGCCAGTTCGGCGTCACCGTGGGCGGCGGGTTCCGGCGGACGCGGGCGGACACGCTGGTCACCTGGTTCGACACGCCCCAGGGCCGGTACCTGATGGTGCGCGAGGACGGGTGGCTCAGCCTCGCCCCGACTGACAACGACCGCATCGCGAACCGGATCGCCTCGGTGCTGTCCGCGGTGGCCTGA
- a CDS encoding AfsR/SARP family transcriptional regulator, giving the protein MRVNLLGPVELVSAGGEPVHLGAAKRRTVLAALALELNRVVSGDRLLDLVWDGSPPPQAKAALQGHIAQLRKVLSGGVALVTRAPGYVLTGARDAVDAFRFEDLVGRARDEADGRAVELLREALALWRGPLLADVPGDQLREAVSARLEEQRLVAVQELATRLLRLDRAADAVAALGDAVAANPLREALVARLLPALHRSGRQAEALELFHRTRERLADELGVDPGPELREAYQAVLAGETAPKPQVERAPAQLPREHRGFVGRELELSDLGESLMGQDSAIGLLVGPAGVGKTALALHWAHRVAGDFPDGQLFVNLRGFDETEPLDPRTALVGFLRALGLTDSQIAADLEDQAAQYRSLLAGRRVLVFLDNARSAEQVRPLLPGSARCLVLVTSRHRLDDLVVTEGATSLHVPTLPEESAEHLLAALLGRPRIEQEPEAVAELCELCDRLPLALRIAGARLASRPRWTIQSLVDELRDEQGRLSALSLPEAGRGVHAALAVSYRELPEGAARLFRRLGLHPGTDLDSYAAAALLDINVVSARTHLRTLAYANLLHESTPDRYSRHDLVRLFTHQLAVLESEEDSRLATHRLLDYYLFVADAARAHLSDHVRPFGPPEHRPASFPELSSHDAALDWFTLEEANLGLALDIALNAGERERTWQLALCLDAFHFRRGNRLDRLALCRIGLAAARELGDGHAEAAFLLRLGSTLADLGRIDEAIDACTRAAGLADGDRDLELAALANLGYCLMADDRLDRAQEVILEALEVAREVGDDRSRASIQNNLANVLLRKHQPEEALRHASEALSLFPSAPSKAHTATLHTLGAASQQLGRSDEALESYRAGLALATRLGDRYQEALCHRAIGDVLEQSEGVEAARPHWLAALRLYHDLRLADADDLARKLNGRR; this is encoded by the coding sequence ATGCGGGTGAACCTGCTCGGTCCGGTGGAGCTGGTTTCCGCAGGTGGGGAGCCGGTCCACCTGGGTGCGGCCAAGCGCCGGACCGTCCTGGCGGCGCTCGCGCTGGAGCTGAACCGGGTGGTGTCGGGTGACCGCCTCCTCGACCTGGTGTGGGACGGCTCACCGCCACCCCAGGCCAAAGCCGCCCTCCAGGGACATATCGCCCAGCTCCGCAAGGTCCTCTCCGGTGGTGTCGCGCTCGTCACCCGCGCCCCCGGCTACGTCCTGACCGGCGCGCGGGACGCCGTGGACGCCTTCCGGTTCGAGGACCTGGTGGGTCGCGCCCGGGACGAGGCGGACGGGCGGGCCGTCGAGCTGCTGCGCGAGGCGCTGGCGCTGTGGCGGGGGCCGCTGCTCGCCGACGTGCCCGGCGACCAGCTGCGCGAGGCCGTGTCCGCGCGGCTGGAGGAGCAGCGGCTGGTGGCCGTGCAGGAGCTGGCGACCCGGCTGCTGCGGCTGGACCGGGCGGCGGACGCGGTGGCGGCGCTGGGCGACGCGGTGGCGGCGAACCCGCTGCGCGAGGCGCTGGTCGCGCGGCTGCTGCCGGCCCTGCACCGGTCCGGGCGGCAGGCCGAGGCGCTGGAGCTGTTCCACCGGACGCGGGAGCGGCTGGCCGACGAGCTGGGCGTGGACCCCGGGCCGGAGCTGCGGGAGGCGTACCAGGCCGTGCTGGCCGGCGAGACCGCGCCGAAGCCGCAGGTCGAACGGGCGCCCGCGCAGCTGCCGCGCGAGCACCGCGGGTTCGTCGGCCGGGAGCTGGAGCTGTCGGACCTCGGCGAGTCGCTGATGGGTCAGGACTCGGCGATCGGGCTGCTGGTCGGACCGGCCGGGGTGGGCAAGACGGCGCTGGCGCTGCACTGGGCGCACCGGGTGGCGGGGGACTTCCCGGACGGGCAGCTGTTCGTGAACCTGCGCGGGTTCGACGAGACCGAGCCGCTGGACCCGCGCACCGCGCTGGTCGGGTTCCTGCGGGCGCTGGGGCTGACCGACTCGCAGATCGCGGCGGACCTGGAGGACCAGGCCGCGCAGTACCGGTCGCTGCTGGCCGGGCGGCGGGTGCTGGTGTTCCTGGACAACGCCCGGTCGGCCGAGCAGGTCCGGCCGCTGCTGCCTGGTTCGGCGCGGTGCCTGGTGCTGGTCACCTCGCGGCACCGGCTGGACGACCTCGTGGTGACCGAGGGCGCGACGTCGCTGCACGTGCCGACGCTGCCCGAGGAGAGCGCGGAGCACCTGCTGGCGGCCCTGCTCGGCCGGCCGCGGATCGAGCAGGAGCCCGAGGCGGTGGCCGAGCTGTGCGAGCTGTGCGACCGGCTGCCGCTGGCGCTGCGGATCGCGGGCGCGCGGCTGGCGTCCCGGCCGCGGTGGACCATCCAGTCCCTGGTCGACGAGCTGCGCGACGAGCAGGGCCGGCTGTCGGCGCTGTCGCTGCCCGAGGCCGGCCGCGGGGTGCACGCGGCGCTGGCGGTGAGCTACCGGGAGCTGCCCGAGGGCGCGGCCCGGCTGTTCCGGCGGCTGGGCCTGCACCCCGGCACGGACCTGGACAGCTACGCGGCGGCGGCGCTGCTCGACATCAACGTGGTGAGCGCGCGGACGCACCTGCGGACCCTGGCGTACGCGAACCTGCTGCACGAGTCCACGCCGGACCGGTACTCGCGGCACGACCTCGTGCGGCTGTTCACGCACCAACTGGCCGTGCTGGAGTCCGAAGAGGACAGTCGGTTGGCGACGCATCGGCTGCTGGACTACTACCTGTTCGTGGCGGACGCGGCGCGCGCGCACCTGTCCGACCACGTGCGGCCGTTCGGACCGCCGGAGCACCGGCCCGCGTCGTTCCCGGAGCTGTCCTCGCACGACGCGGCGCTGGACTGGTTCACGCTGGAGGAGGCGAACCTCGGGCTGGCGCTGGACATCGCGCTGAACGCGGGCGAGCGCGAGCGGACCTGGCAGCTCGCGCTGTGCCTGGACGCGTTCCACTTCCGCCGCGGCAACCGGCTGGACCGGCTGGCCCTGTGCCGCATCGGGCTGGCCGCCGCGCGCGAGCTGGGCGACGGGCACGCGGAGGCGGCGTTCCTGCTGCGGCTGGGGTCGACCCTGGCCGACCTGGGGCGGATCGACGAGGCGATCGACGCGTGCACCCGGGCGGCCGGGCTCGCCGACGGCGACCGGGACCTGGAGCTGGCGGCGCTGGCGAACCTCGGGTACTGCCTGATGGCCGACGACCGGCTCGACCGGGCGCAGGAGGTGATCCTGGAGGCGCTGGAGGTGGCCCGCGAGGTGGGCGACGACCGGTCGCGGGCCAGCATCCAGAACAATCTGGCGAACGTGCTGCTGCGCAAGCACCAGCCGGAGGAGGCGCTGCGGCACGCGTCGGAGGCGCTGAGCCTGTTCCCCTCGGCCCCGTCCAAGGCGCACACGGCGACGTTGCACACGCTGGGGGCGGCGTCGCAGCAGCTGGGGCGCTCCGACGAGGCGCTGGAGTCGTACCGGGCGGGGCTGGCGCTGGCGACGCGGCTGGGCGACCGGTACCAGGAGGCGCTGTGCCACCGGGCCATCGGCGACGTGCTGGAGCAGTCGGAGGGCGTCGAGGCCGCCCGCCCCCACTGGCTGGCCGCGCTGCGCCTCTACCACGACCTGCGCCTGGCCGACGCCGACGACCTGGCCCGCAAGCTGAACGGCCGCCGCTGA